A segment of the Rhizobium sp. ZPR4 genome:
GGTCTTGGCGGTGATCTTGTCACCCATGATGCGGATATGCTCCGCCGTCGGGCCGATGAAGGTGATACCGTGCGCATCGAGAATATCGGCGAACTTGGCATTTTCCGAAAGGAAGCCATAGCCGGGATGCACGGCGTCCGCGCCGGTGATTTCACAGGCGGCAACGATCTGGTGGATGTTGAGATAGCTGTCGCGCGACGGCGGCGGGCCGATGCAAACGCTTTCATCCGCCAGGCGCACGTGCATCGCGTCGCCATCCGCGGTCGAATGCACCGCAACGGTCGCAATGCCGAGCTCCTTGCAGGCGCGCAGCACGCGCAGAGCGATCTCTCCGCGGTTGGCTATGAGAATCTTCGAAATAATGGGCATGGGCCGACCTTACTCGATGACGACCAGGGCTTCGCCGTACTCGACCGGACGGCCGTCCTGAACGAGGATTTCGGTAACCGTACCGGACTTCGGCGCAGGAATCTGGTTCATCGTCTTCATTGCTTCGATGATGAGCAGCGTCTGACCTTCCTTGACGGCTGCACCGACCTGAATGAAGGCAGCAGAGCCTGGTGCCGGGGCCAGATAGGCGGTGCCGACCATCGGCGCGCTGACGACGTTGTCGGGATTGCGGGTCTTGCCTGCGGGAGCGGCGGCCGGCGCTGCTGCAACGGCAGCAGGAGCAGCGTAAGCGGCCGGTGCAGCAATCGGCGCCTGAACATATTGGGTCGTGCCGGCACGCGACACGCGGATGCGCAGATCTTCCTGTTCGACTTCGATCTCGGTCAGATCCGTGTCGTTGAGGATGTTGGCGAGATCGCGAATCAGCGCCTGGTCGATACCCGATTTCTTTTCAGCCATTGGATTTCTTGCCCTGTATTTTTGTTATTGGGTGATGGATTTCAGCGCATGAAGCGCCAGGATGTAGCTATGAGGTCCGAAACCGCAGATCATGCCCTTTGCAGCGGGCGCGATCATCGATTTGTGCCGGAATTCTTCGCGTGCGTGGATGTTGGAGATATGCACCTCCACGACCGGAATGGAGATGGCGCGGATCGCATCATGCAGCGCGATCGACGTATGACCATAGGCACCGGGATTGATCGCGACGCCGGCGGCCTTATCGCCAGCTTCGTGCATCCAGTCGACCAGCACGCCTTCGTGATTGCTCTGGCGGAAATCGACGATGAAGCCCAGGCTTTCACCTGCGGACTTGCAGTCGGCTTCGATATCCTTGAGCGTCTTGCCGCCATAGATGCCCGGCTCGCGCTTGCCGAGAGCATTCAAATTGGGTCCGTTAAGGACGAAAATAGTTTGCGCCATCAGAGGTTCCGTCAAAGTGCAGCGCAACCTATAGACTCCCACGGCTCTGTAGGAAAGCCCTGGTGCGAAGGTTGCGTGCCTCTAGGTGTGGAAACGCCGTGATTTTGGCATTTTTGCGCCATGCCATGCCGCAGCGCCGTTCCGAAGCTCTCAAAAAAGCGGATAGGCACTTTGCTTATCCGCTTTTGAGAGTGGATTTTTGCGCCGTTCAGCAGCTCGTTTTGCCGCAGCTGCGAACGTTGGCGATCTTCTCCTTGATGGCATCGAGCCCGATCGCGCCGGAAACCATCTCGTTGCCGATGACATAGGCGGGCGTGCCGTTGACGCCAAGATCGGTGGCAAGCTGGTAGGTCGCCTTGATCATGTCGGTGTTCGGAGCCTTCGCCATCTCGGCGCGGATGGCCGCTTCGCTGACGCCAAACGAGGTGGCGACCTCGATGGCGGTGTCTTCGGAAGCGCGGCCGTCGCTGCCCAGCAGCTTGTGATGGAATTCGGCATATTTTTCAGGCGCGAGCAGGCGGAACGCGCTGGAAACCCGGGAGGCGGCAACCGAATCCTGACCGAGGATCGGGAATTCCTTCAGGACGAAACGAACATTCTTGTCCTGCTGCAGAAGCTTGTCCATATCGCCGAGCGCATGCCGGCAATAGGTGCAATTATAGTCGAAGAACTCGACGACGGTGATATCGCCCTTCGGATTGCCGATGGCCACATCGTTCTTGGAGTTGAAGATCGCATCCTTGTTCTGCTCGATCACCTGGGCCGATTGCGCAATGCGGGCTTCGTCCTGCTTCTTTTCGAGCGCGGCCTGCGCATCCAGCAGCACCTCCGGATGCTCGACGAGGTATTCCTTGATGAAATCCCCGATTTCCTTCTTCTGCTGGTCGTCCAGCGCGGCGGCCGGCTGGATTGTGGCGAAGGACGCTGTCAGGGCAATCGCCGAAACCGTCAGCAGGCTTTTGAGAGAAAAGGTCATTGGGTCCTCGTTTGGATCTGATCGGAGACGTCATTCTCGGATGCGCCATAGCATCGTCGGGTTAACATCCGCAAATAAGCATCGACAATTTACGGTGCGTCCTTACTTCCAGAAACAGGAATTTTCACGACAAAGCCGCAATCGCAGGATTGTGAACGAGCCGATATTGCGGCAAATGTCGCTTGCCTATCCGATGCGAGAGAGAATTGACCTTGTTTTCCCTATCCAAGCGCAGTGATGTCGAACCTTTCCACGCCATGGACGTGCTGGCGGAAGCGACGCGGCGACGCCAGGCCGGACACTCGGTCATCTCGATGGCTGTCGGACAGCCGTCCCATCCCGCACCTCAAGCGGCTCTGGAGGCAGCACGGGCGGCTCTCGGTCATGGCCGCATCGGCTATACGGATGCGCTCGGCACTCTGGCTTTGCGGCAGGCACTCTCCGCCCATTACCAGGCACGCCACGGCCTGAGCATCGATCCGAAGCGCATTGCGATTACGACGGGCTCCTCGGCCGGCTTCAATCTTGCCTTCCTGACCTTGTTCGATGCCGGCGATAGCGTCGCCATCGCCCGGCCGGGCTACCCGGCCTATCGCAACATCCTGGCTGCACTCGGCCTCGATGTCGTCGAAGTGCCGGTTACCGAGGAAACGCAGTTTACGCTCACGCCCGAAAGCCTGGAGGCGGCACAGGCAGCAAGCGGCAAGCGCCTGAAGGGCGTGCTGCTCGCAAGCCCCGCCAATCCCACAGGCACGGTGACGGGCAGGGCGGCGCTGAAGGCGCTGGCCGACTATTGCGTCGACCGTTCCATCGCCTTCATCTCCGACGAGATCTATCATGGGCTGACTTTCGTCGGCGAGGAGACGAGCGCGCTGGAGCTGACCGACGAGGCAATCGTCATCAATTCCTTCTCGAAATATTACTGCATGACCGGCTGGCGCATCGGCTGGATGGTCTTGCCGGAACGGCTGGTCCGCCCCATCGAGCGCGTGGCCCAGAGTCTTTACATTTCCGCGCCGGAATTGTCGCAGATTGCCGCTGAGGCCGCGCTCGGCGCCGGCGCCGAACTCGATGTCTATCGTGAGAGCTACGGTCGCAACCGCGATTTCCTCATGCGTCGGCTGCCGGAAATCGGCTTCCGTATTGCCTCGCCGATGGATGGCGCTTTTTACGCCTATGTCGATGTCAGCCGCTTCACAAATGACAGCATGGTCTTTGCACAAAAGATGCTGGCGGAAATCAATGTCGCCGCCACGCCCGGCCTCGATTTCGATCCCGTGGAAGGACATCGCGCAATGCGCTTTTCCTATGCCGGCTCGAATACCGAGATCGAGGAAGCCACCGAACGCATGGCGGCCTGGCTGAAATAGAATCCGCAATCAACAGCTTGTGCCAGCTTGCGAAAGTGCTTTCGCAAGTCCCGAGGCCGTATGCGTAAAGTGCGTCGCGATCTCCGAGGCTCGCTTCTCTCGGCTTAGACCCTCGATCTGTTTCCCGTCGCTATTGCAAGACCGCGACATGCTTTTGCGCGGCGTGCTTCGGCATGACGGGCGAATACATCGGATGCCGGAAACGAAAAATCCGGCCGCGTCGCCACGGCCGGATTTTGTCAAATCATGTGCGGTCGGGCTTCTTAAAAGAAGCCGCGGCGCTGCCACCAGCCGGCCTTCTTCGGCTTGGTCGGCTCTCCGTCGCCTTCGCCACCTTCATTGGTGCGGGTCGACTTTACCACCGGAGCAGAGGAGGAAACGTTGGATTCGCGGTTGGCACGGGCCGGCTTGGCTGCGTCCTCAGCTGCCTCGGGTGCTGTCGCTTCGGCCGAATTGTCCAGAACTTCGGCGACCTCGGCAACTGCCTCGATTTCGACATCTGCTGTCGGCGCTTCGTCGACGACAGGCGTCTCGACCGGAGATGCTTCGACCGCCTTTGCCTTGCGGCGACCGCGGCCCTTGGCGGGCTTGACGTCTTCGGTGACGACGGCTGCTGTTTCCACCGCTGCCATGGCGGGCTGCGCCTCGACGGCTGATTCGGCTTCGGCAACGACGATCTCGGCGACCGTTACGGTTGCTTCGTCACTATCTTCCGCTTCGGCGTCATCAGCTTCGTCGGAACCAGCTTCCTCGCCTGCAGCAATCTGTTCGTTGCCTTCGTTTTCACGATTGCGGCGGCCACCGCGCTTGCCGCGACGACGGCGCTTGCGCTTCTGCTGCGCGTCATCGTCGCCGCCGGCGGATGCGGCATTTTCCGCGCCGGCATCAGCATCATCGTCGTCACCGTCTTCTCCGTCTGCATCCTCGGCAGCATTGGCCGTGGAGGCGTCATCGGAAGCCGAGGCAGCCTGGCCGTCATTGCCGCGGCCACGACGCCGACGACGGCGCTTGCGCTTGCGGTTACCATCATTGCCTTCGGAGCGAGCAGCAGGCTGTTGCTCGGCGCCTGCGGCCTTTTCTTCCAGCTCTTCGTCTTCATCCTCATCCGCCTCGATGACGATATCGTCGTCATCATCGTCGGGGATGGCTGCGAAGTTGAACAGGCTTTCGATCTTCACCGGATTGGCAACCGGCTCGCCGCGGTCGATCGCGAAGTGCTGCGTGCCAACCGCATTGTCGGCATCGATGACGATCGCGACGCCGAAGCGGCTTTCATAATCGATGATCGTCTGGCGCTTGTGGTTGAGCAGATAGAGCGCGATGTCCGGCGTCGTGCGCACGGTGATATCGTGCGTCGTGTTCTTGAGCAGGTATTCCTCAATGCCGCGCAGGACGTGCAGGGCAACGGAAGACTGCGAGCGCACGTGGCCGGTGCCGCCGCAATGCGAGCAGATCTGCGTCGTGCTTTCGAGAACCGAAGCGCGGATGCGCTGGCGCGACATTTCCAGAAGGCCGAAATGCGAGATGCGGCCAACCTGGATGCGGGCGCGGTCGTTCTTCAGGCATTCCTTCAGCTTCTTCTCGACGGCGCGGTTGTTGCGCTTTTCTTCCATGTCGATGAAGTCGATGACGATCAGGCCGGCGAGGTCGCGCAGGCGAAGCTGGCGCGCGATTTCCTCGGCGGCTTCCAGGTTCGTCTGGAGTGCGGTGTCCTCGATCGAATGTTCGCGGGTCGAGCGGCCGGAGTTGACGTCGATCGAGACCAGCGCTTCCGTCTGGTTCATGATCAGGTAGCCGCCCGAACGCAGCGTTACCTGCGGCTGCAGCATGCGGTCAAGCTGCGCTTCGATGCCGGAGCGCGAGAAGATCGGGTGAATGTCGCGATAGGGCTGAACCACCTTGGCGTGGCTCGGCATCAGCATCTTCATGAAGTCTTTCGCTTCACGATAGCCTTCTTCGCCGGCAACGATGATTTCGCCGATATCCTTGTTGTAGAGATCGCGGATCGAGCGCTTGATCAGGCTGCCTTCTTCATAGACCAGGCACGGCGCGGTCGATGCGAGCGTCAGCGTACGGACATTTTCCCACAGGCGCATCAGATATTCGAAATCGCGCTTTACCTCGACCTTGGTGCGGTTGGCACCGGCGGTGCGCAGGATGACGCCCATGCCCTGCGGCACTTCGAGCATCTTGGCGATTTCCTTCAGGCGCTTGCGGTCCTGCGGATTGGTAATCTTGCGGGAGATACCGCCGCCGCGCGCCGTGTTCGGCATCAGCACCGAATAGCGGCCTGCGAGCGAGAGATAGGTGGTGAGTGCGGCACCCTTGTTGCCGCGTTCTTCCTTGGCCACCTGCACCAGCAGGATCTGGCGGCGCTTGATGACTTCCTGAATGCGGTACTGCTTGCGCGGCTTGCGCTGGGTGCGATCCGGAACTTCTTCCATCGCGTCCTCGGCGCCGACGGATTCGATCACTTCCTCTTCATGGTCGTGATCGTCGTCATCATCGTCGTCATCGTGGCGGCGCTTGGAGGTCGCGACATCCTCGGAGATCGAATCGGTTTCGACCATCGCGGCCATTTCGCCCGACGGTCCTTCTTCTTCGTCGCTTGGCGCATCCACGGCAGCCGTTGCTTCGGGGGCGGGCGTCTCTTCGGCGGGAGCGTCTGCTACCGCCTTCTTGCGGCTGCGGCGCGGCTTTGCCTTCTTGGCCGGAGCTGCTTCTTCGGCGGGTGCGGCTGCCTCTGCGGCAGGAGCCTCTTCGCCGGTCGCAGCCGGCACCTCGGCTTCTTCGCCTTCCTTCGCCACGATGCCGATATCGGGCTGTTCCTGCTGCGAAAGATCAAGCGCCGTCTCGACATGCTCGACATCGTCTTCGCGGCGATGTTCTTCGGCCTCGGCCTTCAGCAGCGCCTGACGGTCGGCAAGCGGGATCTGGTAATAATCGGGATGGATTTCGGCAAAGGCCAGGAAGCCGTGCCGGTTGCCGCCGTAATCGACGAAAGCGGCCTGAAGCGAAGGTTCTACCCGCGTTACTTTTGCAAGATAGATGTTGCCGCGAATTTGCTTCTTGTGCTGTGACTCGAAGTCAAACTCTTCTATGCGGTTCCCGCGAACGACAACGACGCGCGTCTCTTCCTCGTGAGACGCATCGATAAGCATTTTGTCTGCCATGAAAGCTGTGCTCCTCGGCGCAGACAACCGGATGGGGGCCTGCCTGTCGCAGGGACAGGCCGGATATGATCCGCAATTGTTGCACCGGATAATGAAAGTCGCGATTGGTTCGGCGATGACAGCATCCAGACGGCAGCCGGGGCATCATATCCCTGGGGTCTGTTCACTTCCTGAAAAAGCTGCTGCGGTAGCATCCGTAACCAAGCGAGATCGACTATGCCTTAGGCCCACAAATGGGCCCGATGAATGTGCTCTCTAAAGAGCGTTTGGTGGCTCTCCACCGATGAATTTCCCGTTTGAAACCGGAAATTCAGATATCCACTGTTTCGAGCAGAAGTACTGCAGACGGCGGATGAATGCCGCTTATTGGCGCCTGGTACTCGGAGGCGGCTGCCTTTGCGACGACTCTATCCCGTCAACACTTCTACCCTAATATGCGTTGTATGGTTTATCTGTCACAATAGCAAGGGAAAAGCCAAGTATGCCATAATATTGATGGATTCGTCGGATGATGAGAACGCTGGAGGGTGTCTTGTCGATTCGTCTCCCGGCGCATCATCGATGCAGCCATCACAGGTCAAACCTGGTTCCCGTTATTGGGACTTCAAAAACAACGTCGAAACCAATATGGGGCGCGTTGGACACTTGGTAAAGGGATTGCGGCATGTGGCGGAGATTGGCGTGAGGGCTTTGCGATTTGTGGCGGCGGCCTTCGCCCTGGTGATTCTCGTTTCGGTTTCGGCATTTGCGCCCGTAGCGGCGGCGGATGATTCGGTGCTTGCCTATGGCGCCCGCATTGCCGGTGACGATGCCCGCACGCGTATCGTGATCGACATGGACCGAGCTCCTACCTTCACGGTTCACTACCTTGACAATCCCGTCCGTGTCGTCGTCGATCTCCCGGCGACAGCATTCGGCTTTCCGGCCGGTAATCTCAAGCCGACAGGCCTCTTCAAGGACATTCGCTACGGCACGATGGATGCGGACAGCGCCCGCATCGTGCTGACGGCAAAGAAACCGGTGAAGCTGGTCACGGCCAAGGTTCAGGCCGATGAAAACGGCAAGGGGCAGCGCCTTGTGCTCGATGCCGAGATGTTGCCGGCTGAACAATTTGCCGAACTGGTGAAGAAACAGAGCTGGACCAGCGACGATACCGCCAAGGACGTCGGTCCGGTCGAGCCGACCCAGAAAGCCGATCCGAATGTATTCCTTGTTGCCGTCGACGCCGGGCATGGCGGTATCGATGCCGGCGCGACCGGCACGGACGGTGTCACGCAGGAAAAGGACATCACGCTCGCATTTGCGAAGATGTTTGCCGACAAGCTGAATGCGCAGCCTGGCATCAAGGCCTTCCTGACGCGCGACAAGGATCAGTATCTGTCCCTGTCCGAACGTGTGACGATCGCCCGGCAGAATCGCGCCTCGCTCTTCATCTCGCTGCATGCCGATACGCTGAAGCAGAAGGATATTCGCGGCGCGACCGTCTATACTATCTCGGACAAGGCCTCTGACCGGCTCGCCAGTGAAGTGGCCGATCGTGAAAACAATTCCGATCAGATCGCCGGCGCCGAGGCCCAGACGCAGCCGGCCGCCGTCAATGACATTCTGATGGATTTGACACGCCGCGAGACCCAGGCCTTCTCCATTTCGCTGGCGCAGGATGTACTGTCCTCGTTCAATGGCCAGATCTCCATGATCAACAATCCGCATCGCCATGCCGGTTTTCAGGTTCTGACGGCGCCGGATGTGCCCTCGATCCTGCTCGAACTCGGCTTTCTCTCCAACAAGGAGGATGAGAAGCTGCTACTTGATGCCGACTGGCGACAGAAGGTCGCCGACCGGCTGACGGAAGCGGTGAAGCAGTATCGCGTATCGATTATCGCAAACGGCGGCTGATGACACCGGATGGGGCGATCTGCCGTGGCTTCCATGTAACAGCGATGCACTTTAGAATTGGATGAAATTGGAATACCGGCGGCGAGCCCTATTTTGCTCACATTCCCGCCGTTACAGCGAAGTATCATTTGCTCGCGTATGAAGCATGGCTTTGTCCCATTGCCGTCTTGCATTCACGCCGCGAGCGTGCAAAACGCCCGTGACTATGCGATGATCTCGCGCACGTGCCGCATGAAGAACAAGCACCGGTAGTATCAGATGATCAGACTGATTGGATATTTCTTTGGCCTCGGCTGCCTCCTGTTTCTGGGTGCAGCGGCTGCGGCTGCCATCTATCTGAGCGTGGTCTCGAAGGAACTGCCCGACTACGAGGTGCTTGCCAAATACGCGCCGCCGGTAACGACGCGCATTCACGCCGGCAACGGTGCGCTGATGAAGGAATATTCGCGCGAGAACCGGCTTTTCGTGCCGATCCAGGCGATTCCCGATCGCGTCAAGGCGGCTTTCCTTTCGGCTGAAGACAAGAATTTCTACAACCATCCCGGCGTCGATGTCGGCGGTCTGATCCGCGCCGTGGCCGTGAACCTGCAGAATATCGGTTCCGGCCGCCGCTTCGTCGGCGCGTCCACCATCACGCAGCAGGTCGCCAAGAACTTCCTGCTGTCCGCCGACCAGACGTTCGACCGCAAGATCAAGGAAGCGATTCTCTCCTTCCGCATCGAGCAGGCCTACAGCAAGGACAAGATCCTCGAACTCTACCTGAACGAGATCTATTTCGGCCTCAATTCCTACGGCATTGCCGGCGCCGCTCTCACCTATTTCGACAAGTCGGTCAACGAACTGACCATTGCCGAATCGGCCTATCTAGCATCGCTTCCGAAAGGCCCGTCGAACTACAATCCCTTCCGCCGGGCCGAGGCAGCGCTGACCCGCCGCAACTGGGTGATCGACCGCATGGTCGAGAATGGCTATGTCAGCCAGAGCGACGGCGAAGAGGCAAAGAAGCAGCCGCTCGGCGTCGTACCGCCGAAGAGCGGCCCTTCGCTCTTTGCCTCCGACTATTTTGCCGAAGAGGTTCGTCGCCAGCTGATCGACCAATATGGCGAAAAGACCCTCTATGAAGGTGGCCTTTCCGTTCGTACGTCGCTCGATCCGCAGATGCAGCTCGAAGCTCGCAAGGCGTTGCAGGATGGTCTGGTCGATTATGACGAGCGTCGCGGTTATCGCGGCCCGGTCAAGCAGATTGCCACCTCGCAGGATTGGGGCGCCGAGCTTGCCAAGGTTCCAAGCCTGAGCGATGTGCCGGAATGGCAGGTCGCTGTTGTCCTGTCCGTATCGGATCAAGGTGTCGATATCGGCTTGCAGCCGCGCGTCGATGCCGCCGGCAAGGTATCGACGGAGCGGACGCGCGGCACGATCGCTCCCGCCGACATGCGCTGGGCCTATCGCTCGGCCGGCGGTAAGTCCGTCAAATCGCCCAGTGGCGTCCTGAGCCCGGGCGACGTGATCTATGTGCAGAAGACCGGTAATGCCGATTCGAGCAGCTATCGCCTGCGCCAGCCGCCGAAGGTGCAGGGCGGCCTGGTCGCCATGGACCCGCATACGGGCCGTGTGCTCGCCATGGTCGGTGGCTTCTCCTACGCGCAGTCGGAATTTAATCGCGCCACGCAGGCCAAGCGCCAGCCGGGCTCGTCGTTCAAGCCTTTCGTCTACGCGGCTGCGATGGATAACGGCTATACGCCGGCCTCGGTCATTCTCGACGATCCGCTGCAGATCACGCTCAGCAATGGCGATGTGTGGAAGCCGACCAACTACGAAGGCGAGGGCGGTGGCGTCCATACGCTTCGTTTCGCGATCGAGCACTCGCGCAACCTGATGACGGTCCGTCTTGCTTCCGACATGGGCATGCCGCTGGTTGCCGAATATGCCGAGCGCTTCGGCATCTACGACCATATGAACCCTGTGCTCGCCATGTCGCTCGGTGCCGGCGAAACGACCGTGTTGCGCATGGTGTCTGCCTATTCGGTCATCGCCAATGGCGGCAAGCAGATCAAGCCGACGCTGATCGACCGCATTCAGGACCGTTACGGCAAGACCATCTTCAAACATGAGGAACGCGTCTGCGATAATTGCAACGTCAACGCCTGGCAGAACCAGGACGAGCCTGTCATCGCCGACAACCGTGAACAGGTGCTCGACCCGATGACGGCCTATCAGGTTACGTCGATGATGCAGGGCGTCATCATCCGCGGCACGGCCGCCGGCAAGATCAAGCTCAACACTGATGTCGCCGGCAAGACCGGCACCACGAACGATGAGAAGGACGCCTGGTTTGTCGGCTTCACGCCGAGCCTCGTCGCCGGTCTCTACATCGGCTACGACACGCCGGCCACGCTCGGCCGTGGCGGCACGGGCGGCGCGCTCGCGGCACCGATCTTCAACGAATTCATGCAGGCTGCCACCAAGGACGAGGCGCCGGAGAAATTCCAGGTTCCGGCCGGCATGACCATGGTCGCCGTTAACCGCGCCACTGGCATGGCCGCACAGCCCGGCGAGCCGAATGCCATCATGGAAGCCTTCAAGCCCGGCACCGGCCCGGCCACCAGCCTGCAGGTCATTGGCGGCGGCGATGCGGCCGCGCAGGTTGCGCCTGAGGAAATTCTGCGTACCTCGCCGCAGGCGAACCAGGCTGTCACGTCCGGATCGGGCGGCCTGTTCTGATCCTTTCCAATTTTCCGATCATCGTGCTGCGGGGCTTTACACCAGCGGCATGTATATCTATGTCACCAGCACTCCTAGAGCATTTCCGGGAAAAGTGCGCAGCGGTTTTCCGTCAGGAATGCGTCAAGAAACAAAAGATTGAGCGTTTTCGCGATTCGAAAATAAGCGGAAGAGCTCCAGAATTGAATGTCGCTCGTCCTGGGCGGCGAACTGAAGAAGCAGGATCATGAGAGCCGAAATCGAGAAAATAGTCGACGAAACCAAGCAGGCTATCACCCTGCTGAGGAGGCATCTTTGACTGGGATCAGGCGGTAAGACGACTGGACTGGTTGAATAACAAGTCAGAGGACCCGACCCTCTGGAACGATGCGTCCGAAGCGCAGAAGCTGATGCGCGAGC
Coding sequences within it:
- the accB gene encoding acetyl-CoA carboxylase biotin carboxyl carrier protein; this encodes MAEKKSGIDQALIRDLANILNDTDLTEIEVEQEDLRIRVSRAGTTQYVQAPIAAPAAYAAPAAVAAAPAAAPAGKTRNPDNVVSAPMVGTAYLAPAPGSAAFIQVGAAVKEGQTLLIIEAMKTMNQIPAPKSGTVTEILVQDGRPVEYGEALVVIE
- the aroQ gene encoding type II 3-dehydroquinate dehydratase, yielding MAQTIFVLNGPNLNALGKREPGIYGGKTLKDIEADCKSAGESLGFIVDFRQSNHEGVLVDWMHEAGDKAAGVAINPGAYGHTSIALHDAIRAISIPVVEVHISNIHAREEFRHKSMIAPAAKGMICGFGPHSYILALHALKSITQ
- a CDS encoding ribonuclease E/G, producing the protein MADKMLIDASHEEETRVVVVRGNRIEEFDFESQHKKQIRGNIYLAKVTRVEPSLQAAFVDYGGNRHGFLAFAEIHPDYYQIPLADRQALLKAEAEEHRREDDVEHVETALDLSQQEQPDIGIVAKEGEEAEVPAATGEEAPAAEAAAPAEEAAPAKKAKPRRSRKKAVADAPAEETPAPEATAAVDAPSDEEEGPSGEMAAMVETDSISEDVATSKRRHDDDDDDDDHDHEEEVIESVGAEDAMEEVPDRTQRKPRKQYRIQEVIKRRQILLVQVAKEERGNKGAALTTYLSLAGRYSVLMPNTARGGGISRKITNPQDRKRLKEIAKMLEVPQGMGVILRTAGANRTKVEVKRDFEYLMRLWENVRTLTLASTAPCLVYEEGSLIKRSIRDLYNKDIGEIIVAGEEGYREAKDFMKMLMPSHAKVVQPYRDIHPIFSRSGIEAQLDRMLQPQVTLRSGGYLIMNQTEALVSIDVNSGRSTREHSIEDTALQTNLEAAEEIARQLRLRDLAGLIVIDFIDMEEKRNNRAVEKKLKECLKNDRARIQVGRISHFGLLEMSRQRIRASVLESTTQICSHCGGTGHVRSQSSVALHVLRGIEEYLLKNTTHDITVRTTPDIALYLLNHKRQTIIDYESRFGVAIVIDADNAVGTQHFAIDRGEPVANPVKIESLFNFAAIPDDDDDDIVIEADEDEDEELEEKAAGAEQQPAARSEGNDGNRKRKRRRRRRGRGNDGQAASASDDASTANAAEDADGEDGDDDDADAGAENAASAGGDDDAQQKRKRRRRGKRGGRRNRENEGNEQIAAGEEAGSDEADDAEAEDSDEATVTVAEIVVAEAESAVEAQPAMAAVETAAVVTEDVKPAKGRGRRKAKAVEASPVETPVVDEAPTADVEIEAVAEVAEVLDNSAEATAPEAAEDAAKPARANRESNVSSSAPVVKSTRTNEGGEGDGEPTKPKKAGWWQRRGFF
- a CDS encoding penicillin-binding protein 1A — encoded protein: MIRLIGYFFGLGCLLFLGAAAAAAIYLSVVSKELPDYEVLAKYAPPVTTRIHAGNGALMKEYSRENRLFVPIQAIPDRVKAAFLSAEDKNFYNHPGVDVGGLIRAVAVNLQNIGSGRRFVGASTITQQVAKNFLLSADQTFDRKIKEAILSFRIEQAYSKDKILELYLNEIYFGLNSYGIAGAALTYFDKSVNELTIAESAYLASLPKGPSNYNPFRRAEAALTRRNWVIDRMVENGYVSQSDGEEAKKQPLGVVPPKSGPSLFASDYFAEEVRRQLIDQYGEKTLYEGGLSVRTSLDPQMQLEARKALQDGLVDYDERRGYRGPVKQIATSQDWGAELAKVPSLSDVPEWQVAVVLSVSDQGVDIGLQPRVDAAGKVSTERTRGTIAPADMRWAYRSAGGKSVKSPSGVLSPGDVIYVQKTGNADSSSYRLRQPPKVQGGLVAMDPHTGRVLAMVGGFSYAQSEFNRATQAKRQPGSSFKPFVYAAAMDNGYTPASVILDDPLQITLSNGDVWKPTNYEGEGGGVHTLRFAIEHSRNLMTVRLASDMGMPLVAEYAERFGIYDHMNPVLAMSLGAGETTVLRMVSAYSVIANGGKQIKPTLIDRIQDRYGKTIFKHEERVCDNCNVNAWQNQDEPVIADNREQVLDPMTAYQVTSMMQGVIIRGTAAGKIKLNTDVAGKTGTTNDEKDAWFVGFTPSLVAGLYIGYDTPATLGRGGTGGALAAPIFNEFMQAATKDEAPEKFQVPAGMTMVAVNRATGMAAQPGEPNAIMEAFKPGTGPATSLQVIGGGDAAAQVAPEEILRTSPQANQAVTSGSGGLF
- a CDS encoding aminotransferase class I/II-fold pyridoxal phosphate-dependent enzyme — encoded protein: MFSLSKRSDVEPFHAMDVLAEATRRRQAGHSVISMAVGQPSHPAPQAALEAARAALGHGRIGYTDALGTLALRQALSAHYQARHGLSIDPKRIAITTGSSAGFNLAFLTLFDAGDSVAIARPGYPAYRNILAALGLDVVEVPVTEETQFTLTPESLEAAQAASGKRLKGVLLASPANPTGTVTGRAALKALADYCVDRSIAFISDEIYHGLTFVGEETSALELTDEAIVINSFSKYYCMTGWRIGWMVLPERLVRPIERVAQSLYISAPELSQIAAEAALGAGAELDVYRESYGRNRDFLMRRLPEIGFRIASPMDGAFYAYVDVSRFTNDSMVFAQKMLAEINVAATPGLDFDPVEGHRAMRFSYAGSNTEIEEATERMAAWLK
- a CDS encoding DsbA family protein, which gives rise to MTFSLKSLLTVSAIALTASFATIQPAAALDDQQKKEIGDFIKEYLVEHPEVLLDAQAALEKKQDEARIAQSAQVIEQNKDAIFNSKNDVAIGNPKGDITVVEFFDYNCTYCRHALGDMDKLLQQDKNVRFVLKEFPILGQDSVAASRVSSAFRLLAPEKYAEFHHKLLGSDGRASEDTAIEVATSFGVSEAAIRAEMAKAPNTDMIKATYQLATDLGVNGTPAYVIGNEMVSGAIGLDAIKEKIANVRSCGKTSC
- a CDS encoding N-acetylmuramoyl-L-alanine amidase, whose translation is MRALRFVAAAFALVILVSVSAFAPVAAADDSVLAYGARIAGDDARTRIVIDMDRAPTFTVHYLDNPVRVVVDLPATAFGFPAGNLKPTGLFKDIRYGTMDADSARIVLTAKKPVKLVTAKVQADENGKGQRLVLDAEMLPAEQFAELVKKQSWTSDDTAKDVGPVEPTQKADPNVFLVAVDAGHGGIDAGATGTDGVTQEKDITLAFAKMFADKLNAQPGIKAFLTRDKDQYLSLSERVTIARQNRASLFISLHADTLKQKDIRGATVYTISDKASDRLASEVADRENNSDQIAGAEAQTQPAAVNDILMDLTRRETQAFSISLAQDVLSSFNGQISMINNPHRHAGFQVLTAPDVPSILLELGFLSNKEDEKLLLDADWRQKVADRLTEAVKQYRVSIIANGG